The genomic DNA TCCACGTCACGGTGAGCATCGGCATCGCCGAGAAGAGCCCCTCCATGAAGACCCCCGCCGAGCTCATCGCCCGGAGCGACGAGGCCATGTACAAGGCCAAGGAGAGCGGCCGGAACCGGACCGTGCTCTTCCGGGAGTTCCCCGACCGGTCCTACGTCCTGGTCACCCCCATGGGGCTGGACGAGGAGACCCCGCCCCCCATCGGGGCCCGGCCCATGCCCGACGACGAGGATTGACTTTCTTCGCGAGCTTAGCGCCTTGGCGAGATCCAGATCCGGATCGGCGCTCGCCAAGGCGCCAGGTTCGCAAAGGAAGACGGCAGGGGCCGCGGATTCTTCTCCAGCTGATGCTTTCGATCGATCGGCCCCACGATCCTGCGCGTTTTGGCAACGATTTTACGCTATGGGTACTCGGCTTTTCCCGGGCCCTCGCCCGGTAAAAGTGGTCTGGAAGGCAACCGAGAACGACAGCATGCTGGTAAAACGCAGCCGCTAAAGCGCCTGAACCCCTTTTCGATTGCGATACCGATTCCGATTCCGACCCGGATAAAATCCGTTCCGACCTACAGCCCAACCCGGATAAACCGGAGAGAAACCACGGATGAACACGGATGGACACGGATCATACGGACGCTCCAGAAAAAAAACTGGCGGTCTTTACCTCTCGCAAAGGCGCAAAGACGCAAAGCCTCGCAAAGCCGGAACCGGAAAAGGGGGATTCCTTTGCGAGGCTTTGCGTCCTGGCGTCTTTGCGAGAGACCGGATACGTCGATTCCGGAACCGGATCAGCACCAGTGGGGCATTTTAGCCCCGGGGCATGCCGGACGACGCTGCCGGGATTCCCTCCTCCGTCCCCGCATCGGGTTTCCCCGCTCTGAAAGCGGTGGGAGCCCACCGATGATCTCAAATCTTGCTCATTTTGCCAAAGATCTTACTTCGTAGGGACTAACAGCCTTCAGCCTATCGACCTTTCGACTGCGATTGCGATACCGATTCCGATGTCGACCCCGAGGGGAAACCCTCCGGACCTACAGCCTACAGCCTATAGCCACAGCCCCTCTTCATCGCAAGCCACAGCAGCAGCAGGGCCGCCAGGAACCACAGGCCCCACAGCTGGCGGAGGGAGAAGTTGCGGAGGGCGTCCCGCCGCTTGCGCGCACGTTCCAGGAGTTGGTGCCACCGTTTCAATTGCTATGCCTCCGGGTCCCGGGGTCGGGTTGCCGCCCCGGCCGCGCCGCAGGGGGAGGGGGGGACCCTGCCGGATGCGGGCGGCGTGAGATATGGGCTTTGGGCCGCTTGCTGACGCGCGCGGGGTTGACTGGGCGCGGGTTTGACGGAGACAGGCCGCTTGCTGACGAGCGCGGCTCTGACTGGGCGAGGGGTTGACGGAGACAGGCCGCTTGCTGACGCGCGCGGCTCTGACTGGGCGCGGGTTTGACGGAGACAGGCCGCTTGCTGACGCGCGCGGCTCTGACTGGGCGAGGGGTTGACGGAAACGGGCCGCTTGCTGACGCGCGCGGCTCTGACTGGGCGCGGGTCTGACGGAAACGGGCCGCTTGCTGACGCGCGCGGCTCTGACTGGGCGCGCGGGGCTCTGACTGGGCGCGGGGCTGACTGGGCGCGGGTCAGGCTCACTCCGTCACGAGGAGGTCGGGGGCGTCGGGGCTCGAGCGGTAGAGGGAAGCCCCGTCCGCCGCGTCCATCTCGAGGCGGACCTGGACCGGGACCGCCTCGCGCATCCAGGCCCCCTCCATGAACTCCCGCCAGCCGGTCCCCCAGCGGTCGGTCCCCTCGGCCCCCGGGACCTTCCCCGACAGGGCGAACTGCAGCCCGAGCCCCCCCTCGAAGCGGAGTCGCCAGAGGGGTGCGACGGGGGTCAGTTCCTGGAGCGTCGGGGGCAGGACGCCGGGCGTGTCGGGCGTGGGGCGGGTCTTCTCGTCGCCCGGGATGATCCGGACGCGGTTCACGACCCGGGCGGGGTGGAACGTCCCGTGTCGCCAGACCCGGTTGACCCAGGCAGGCGGGGTGGCGCGGGGGATGAAGAGGAACTTCGGCGACCCGACGGCCAGGCCCTTCACCGGGTAGCGCCGGAGGCTGACCCCGGAGTGGCAGAGGTGGAGGGCCTTCTCACCGAGCCGGAGTTCGAGGTAGAACGTTCCCGAGTCGGCCAGGGCCGCCCGGAGGCGGTCCACGTCCGTCGCGCCGCCGGCGCCGGCCGGGGGGGTGGCTTTTCCCCCGCAGGCCGCCGCCAGGAGCAGGGCCGCGACGAAGACCATCGACGGTGCAGCGTGATTCGTGCTCATGTTCTCCCCCTAGTAGATGAAGACCGGCGTCCCGGGGGGCACCAGCTTCCACAGGACCCGGAGGTCGTCCCGGCCCACCCGGATGCACCCGTGGCTGACGTTGCGTCCCAGCAGGCGGGTGTAGAGCGTCCCGTGAATCATGTAGCCCGGGGTGTTCAGGTCCAGGGCGTACTCGCCGAGCATGCCGGTCTGGACGCGCTCGCCGTAGTTGGAGGGGATGGGTTGGCCGGTCTCGACGAACTCCCAGTCCGGGGCCGTCCATACCGGGTTCCGGCGCTTGCCCGTGACGCTGAACCGGCCGATGGGGGTCTCGAAGACCCAGTCCTCCTTCTTGGCCGGGTTCTCCAGGCGGGAACCCGCCCCGGCGGAGATGACGGCGTCCAGCAGGACCTTGTCACCGTCCCGGAGCCAGAGGCGGTTCTCGTAGCGGTCGATGACGATGAAAAGGCCGCGGGGGCGGACTTTCGCCAGGACCTTCGCGGCCTGGTCCGGCCCGGGCACCCCGTCTCCCGAGACCGGGGCGAGGCCGCGCCGGATCTCGTCGTCGGACAGCGGCCGGTACCGGTAACCGGTGCCGGTCCAGACCAGCCAGAGCGCCAGGACCGCCACCGCGACCCGGACCGCCCACTTCACGATCTGCTGGCGTCGGGCCAGGACCGCTTCGATCCATCGGTTCATTTCACGCTCCTTTTTTTCGCTGCCGACCGTTCGGGCGCTGTTTCCCCCGGTTCTGAGCCGTCGCTTCCCACGATGACCACCGGGCAACCCCGGGGCACCCGGTCGAAGAGCCAGGCCATGTCCGCGTCCCGGAGGGCGACGCAGCCCAGTGTCCAGTCGAAACCCCGCCCCCCCTTTCCGTGGATCTCGATGAGGCCGCCGATCCGTGCCGTGGGGGGGAGGGCGCCCCGGCGGCGCAGGTCCTCGAACCGCGCCCGGTCCTCGGCGTTGGGGTAGTTCAGCTTGAGGGCGAGGGTGTAGACGGTGCGGCCCTTCCCGAGTTTCTCCACCACCTGGTAGCTCCCCTCGGGCGTGGCCCGGTCGCCCTCGCGGAGCTTCGGGAGGATCGGGCGGCCCCCGAGCTCCACCGGGAAGGACCGGAGCTTTCGCCCGTCCTGGTAAACGTCGAGCCGGTGCTTCGCCTTCAGTACGACGAGGGACGTCCGTCCGCCGCGGCTGGCGGCGATCCCCGCGGCGACCCGGCGCTTCCACGCGGCGAGGTTGTCCGCCGAGGTGAAGTGGGAGCGGACCTCGCCGGTCCGCCGGTTCGCGGACGCGACCCGGTCCTCCCCTTCCGCGGCCTTCCGGAGGGCGGTGGGGAAGTCCATTCGCCCGAGGTAGGACCGGGCTTCCCGGGCCCGGATCTCGGCGGACGCCAGGTCTCGCCGGACGTCGATCTCCGAGACCCCCCGGGCGCTTCGGCGGGCCGCGGCGATGCCCGCCTCGAGGACACCGGTCCGCCGGGCCGCCTCGGCCGACTCCCTCAGCCGCCGGGCGGCGAGGTTGGCCTCGAAGTGGTCCAGGGCGGCCCGGGCGTCGTCCAGGAGGTTTTTCAGGTAGCGGTAGTCCCGCAGGGGGGGCAGCCGGTCGTCCTGGCGGTCCCACTCCGCGG from Acidobacteriota bacterium includes the following:
- a CDS encoding L,D-transpeptidase: MNRWIEAVLARRQQIVKWAVRVAVAVLALWLVWTGTGYRYRPLSDDEIRRGLAPVSGDGVPGPDQAAKVLAKVRPRGLFIVIDRYENRLWLRDGDKVLLDAVISAGAGSRLENPAKKEDWVFETPIGRFSVTGKRRNPVWTAPDWEFVETGQPIPSNYGERVQTGMLGEYALDLNTPGYMIHGTLYTRLLGRNVSHGCIRVGRDDLRVLWKLVPPGTPVFIY
- a CDS encoding L,D-transpeptidase, with product MGSVLDAVAAEWDRQDDRLPPLRDYRYLKNLLDDARAALDHFEANLAARRLRESAEAARRTGVLEAGIAAARRSARGVSEIDVRRDLASAEIRAREARSYLGRMDFPTALRKAAEGEDRVASANRRTGEVRSHFTSADNLAAWKRRVAAGIAASRGGRTSLVVLKAKHRLDVYQDGRKLRSFPVELGGRPILPKLREGDRATPEGSYQVVEKLGKGRTVYTLALKLNYPNAEDRARFEDLRRRGALPPTARIGGLIEIHGKGGRGFDWTLGCVALRDADMAWLFDRVPRGCPVVIVGSDGSEPGETAPERSAAKKRSVK